One part of the Vicia villosa cultivar HV-30 ecotype Madison, WI linkage group LG6, Vvil1.0, whole genome shotgun sequence genome encodes these proteins:
- the LOC131613942 gene encoding F-box/kelch-repeat protein At3g23880-like: MTFQGTLLDHLLQFGGLGGLSENVWMLLNMIFLSMIWQSCYKCRAILPEELITEVLSILPVKSILRFKCVCKPWELLISDPFFVQKHLHQSQKQNIHLTLILCRATANYYYYDRDCSVVPFPLNGLLRNPSITIPILPHHRLRYKHCFRVIGSIDGLLCLFNSYKTGKHRNTWLRLWNPATRKISQKVGLTTHFNTHPYQAGFFRLYYLRFAFGYDKSTDTYKVVAFSPREVNIFSFRDNVWRNIQCFPVVPYYRVDLVRHTFQRVNEGVYLNGTINWLAVSTTKYLWQVYEDEYIPEIDQFLIISLDLGSETYNQLLLPKGLVEAPPVLPTIAVLREYLCFSYHFKTTHFVIWMMMEFGVQESWTQFLKISYEDLQIEYDFSQYSYQYFLHPLCLSEDGDTIILAGSQEEQAFLYNWRDNRVEKTRITNHVLWMFSNNYIESLVSTD, encoded by the exons ATGACATTTCAAGGAACATTATTGGATCATCTTTTACAATTTGGAGGGCTAGGCGGGTTGTCGGAAAATGTTTGGATGCTTCTTAATATGATTTTCCTCTCTATGATTTGG CAAAGCTGTTACAAAtgtcgggcaatccttcctgaagaacttatcacaGAAGTTCTATCGATTCTTCCCGTGAAATCTATTTTGCGATTCAAATGTGTCTGCAAACCATGGGAATTACTCATCTCTGATCCTTTCTTTGTCCAAAAACATCTCCATCAATCACAAAAACAAAACATTCATCTCACGCTGATCTTGTGCAGGGCTACGGCgaactattattattatgatagAGATTGTTCTGTCGTACCCTTTCCCCTCAACGGTTTACTACGTAATCCATCCATAACCATTCCCATCCTTCCTCATCACAGACTCAGATACAAACACTGTTTCCGAGTCATTGGCTCCATTGATGGATTGCTCTGTTTGTTTAATTCTTATAAAACTGGTAAACATCGAAACACCTGGCTCCGTTTATGGAATCCAGCCACCAGAAAAATCTCTCAAAAAGTAGGATTAACTACTCATTTCAATACCCATCCATATCAGGCTGGCTTTTTTCGATTATACTATCTCAGATTTGCATTTGGTTATGATAAATCAACCGACACTTATAAAGTAGTGGCATTCTCTCCTAGGGAGGTGAACATTTTCAGTTTTCGTGATAATGTTTGGAGAAATATTCAATGTTTTCCGGTTGTTCCTTACTATCGTGTGGATCTTGTTCGCCATACATTTCAGCGTGTTAATGAAGGTGTGTATTTGAATGGCACTATTAACTGGTTGGCAGTTTCAACTACAAAATATTTATGGCAAGTATATGAAGATGAATATATTCCGGAAATTGATCAATTTCTGATTATCTCTTTGGATTTGGGTTCTGAGACATACAACCAATTGCTTCTCCCTAAGGGTTTAGTTGAAGCTCCCCCTGTTTTGCCAACTATTGCTGTGTTGAGGGAATATCTTTGTTTTTCATACCATTTTAAAACAACTCATTTTGTTATATGGATGATGATGGAATTCGGAGTCCAGGAGTCTTGGACTCAATTTCTTAAAATTAGTTATGAGGATCTTCAAATTGAGTATGACTTTTCTCAATATAGTTACCAATATTTTCTGCATCCCCTATGCCTTTCAGAGGATGGTGATACAATAATATTAGCAGGTAGTCAAGAAGAGCAAGCATTTCTTTATAATTGGAGAGACAATAGAGTAGAAAAAACTAGAATTACCAACCATGTATTATGGATGTTTTCTAATAATTATATCGAAAGCTTAGTTTCGACAGATTGA